A region from the Rhodohalobacter sp. SW132 genome encodes:
- a CDS encoding NUDIX domain-containing protein → MSGKRKLQNRIRNRACCLVADDDKLLLVKQRVPTRDYPVWMPPGGEVLFGESARDGAVRETFEETGIVAEVKHLAAIHEFIEPPFHAVEFYFLAQKTGGELVTGRDPELGQHNQRILDCGFIPFEELGELSVFPHFLRDDLKEVLKSTFSEGTAFYFTG, encoded by the coding sequence GTGAGCGGTAAAAGAAAACTCCAAAACCGAATTCGCAACCGGGCCTGCTGCCTGGTTGCTGACGATGATAAGCTGCTGCTTGTAAAACAAAGAGTGCCCACCAGAGATTATCCTGTTTGGATGCCACCCGGCGGGGAAGTTTTATTTGGAGAATCAGCCCGTGACGGGGCCGTGAGAGAAACGTTTGAGGAAACCGGTATCGTAGCTGAAGTGAAGCATCTCGCTGCTATTCATGAATTTATCGAACCTCCTTTTCATGCGGTTGAATTCTATTTCCTGGCTCAAAAAACGGGAGGGGAACTGGTAACCGGCAGGGATCCGGAACTGGGGCAACACAATCAACGAATTCTTGACTGTGGTTTTATTCCGTTTGAGGAACTGGGGGAATTATCTGTATTTCCGCATTTTTTGAGAGATGATCTCAAAGAGGTCTTAAAATCTACGTTCTCTGAGGGAACGGCCTTCTATTTTACGGGATGA
- a CDS encoding CTP synthase encodes MPTKYILVTGGVTSSLGKGIICASLGRLLVARGLNVTVQKLDPYINVDPGTMNPYEHGEVYVTDDGAETDLDLGHYERFLDIKTSQQNNVTTGRIYYDVITKERRGVYLGKTVQVIPHITDEIKSHVINLGESGNYDIVIVEIGGTVGDIESLPYIEAMRQLKYEVGRENTLSIHLTLVPYLAAARELKTKPTQHSVKTLSESGLSPDILVCRSEHSLDTSIRGKIAQFCNVDIEDVIASLDAESIYEVPLLMQKEGLDKRVIQKLNLTTSEPDLERWISFVDKIKYPSANVKIALVGKYVEHHDSYKSIVEALIHGGAANDAKVNIKWVQSETLNAQNIEKYLGDVSGILVAPGFGDRGVEGKFRAVKYARENEIPFFGICLGMQSAVVEFARNVAGMEGANSTEFVKDTEFPVIDLMLEQKNVKDKGGTMRLGKYACSLKKGTKAALAYGIDSVDERHRHRYELNNALREDLQSAGLVVSGVNPEKDLVEIVELADHPWFVGVQFHPELRSTVYNPHPLFISFVAASIAARAKREEEPVAESTAE; translated from the coding sequence ATGCCCACGAAATATATTCTCGTTACCGGAGGGGTAACATCATCACTCGGCAAAGGAATAATTTGTGCTTCCCTGGGGCGTCTTCTTGTTGCCAGGGGTTTAAATGTTACCGTCCAAAAACTTGATCCATACATTAACGTGGATCCCGGGACGATGAACCCCTATGAACATGGTGAGGTTTACGTGACCGATGATGGCGCTGAGACCGATCTGGATCTGGGCCATTATGAACGATTCCTGGATATAAAAACGTCCCAGCAGAATAACGTAACCACCGGCCGTATCTATTACGATGTTATTACAAAAGAGCGCCGCGGTGTTTACCTGGGAAAGACAGTACAGGTGATTCCTCATATTACAGACGAGATCAAATCACATGTCATAAACCTGGGCGAATCGGGGAATTACGATATTGTGATTGTTGAGATTGGCGGTACTGTGGGTGATATTGAAAGTTTGCCTTACATTGAGGCAATGCGCCAGCTGAAATATGAAGTGGGCCGCGAAAATACATTGTCGATACACCTGACACTTGTGCCCTATCTTGCCGCAGCACGTGAACTGAAAACAAAGCCGACGCAACACTCCGTCAAAACACTGTCTGAAAGTGGTTTGAGTCCCGATATTCTGGTTTGTCGTTCGGAACATTCACTCGATACATCCATCCGGGGGAAAATTGCCCAGTTCTGCAATGTGGATATTGAAGATGTAATCGCTTCACTTGATGCTGAGAGCATCTATGAAGTACCGCTTCTGATGCAAAAAGAGGGGCTTGATAAGCGGGTAATCCAAAAGCTGAACCTCACTACTTCAGAACCCGACCTTGAGCGGTGGATTAGTTTTGTGGATAAAATCAAGTATCCGTCAGCAAACGTGAAGATTGCGCTTGTAGGAAAATATGTTGAGCATCACGACTCCTATAAATCGATTGTTGAAGCGTTGATTCACGGAGGCGCCGCGAACGATGCAAAAGTAAACATCAAATGGGTTCAGTCCGAAACACTAAACGCTCAGAATATTGAGAAATACCTTGGGGACGTTTCAGGAATTCTTGTTGCCCCGGGGTTTGGTGATCGCGGAGTAGAAGGAAAATTCCGTGCTGTGAAGTATGCGCGGGAAAACGAGATTCCATTTTTTGGAATCTGCCTTGGCATGCAATCAGCCGTAGTGGAATTCGCCCGGAATGTAGCCGGAATGGAAGGTGCGAACAGCACAGAATTCGTTAAGGATACTGAATTTCCTGTGATTGACCTGATGCTTGAACAGAAGAATGTGAAAGATAAAGGCGGAACCATGCGCCTTGGCAAATATGCCTGTTCACTGAAGAAAGGAACAAAAGCAGCTCTTGCATACGGCATAGATTCTGTTGACGAACGGCACCGTCACCGGTATGAGCTTAACAACGCACTCAGAGAAGACCTTCAGAGTGCTGGTCTGGTCGTTTCAGGAGTTAACCCGGAGAAAGATCTGGTGGAGATTGTAGAACTCGCCGATCATCCCTGGTTTGTGGGAGTTCAGTTTCACCCGGAACTTCGCAGTACTGTTTACAATCCTCATCCGCTGTTTATCTCATTTGTGGCCGCAAGTATTGCAGCAAGGGCAAAACGTGAAGAGGAACCGGTAGCTGAATCAACCGCAGAGTGA
- a CDS encoding glycerophosphodiester phosphodiesterase family protein has protein sequence MHTLKSGGGIRTVKNRVQPVGGFKTRAGFFVIAHRGASFDFPENTMPAFENAFRMKADMIELDVLLSRDGIPVVMHDETLDRTTNGRGNVQHFLYRELQELNAGNWFGPEFSDVTIPSLQSVLSWAKGKIALNIEIKGEKRGHVSKTSIEPAVIELVRQFEMENHIVISSFSRNAIKRVKEISDDISTAILNSEYSYGTRLVYRMMSRLDADGLNMLSRQMKRPLMKKLSQHNVPVWIYTINSEAEMRTVIRKGATGIFSDRPDLLRKVASEELSALDS, from the coding sequence ATGCATACCCTGAAATCTGGCGGAGGAATTCGAACCGTAAAAAATAGGGTTCAGCCGGTTGGCGGTTTCAAAACAAGAGCTGGCTTTTTTGTAATTGCTCACCGCGGAGCCAGTTTCGATTTTCCTGAAAATACCATGCCTGCCTTTGAAAATGCATTCAGAATGAAAGCAGATATGATCGAACTTGATGTATTGCTCTCACGGGATGGAATCCCGGTGGTGATGCATGATGAAACGCTTGATCGAACTACGAACGGCAGAGGAAATGTACAGCATTTTCTGTACAGAGAACTTCAGGAATTGAATGCGGGAAACTGGTTTGGTCCGGAGTTTAGTGACGTTACCATCCCATCACTCCAGTCGGTTTTAAGCTGGGCAAAAGGTAAGATTGCGCTCAACATCGAGATTAAAGGAGAAAAGAGAGGTCATGTTTCAAAAACGAGTATTGAGCCGGCGGTTATTGAACTCGTCAGGCAGTTCGAAATGGAGAATCACATTGTGATTTCCAGTTTCAGCCGGAACGCAATTAAACGTGTCAAAGAAATCTCAGACGACATCTCAACCGCTATTCTGAATAGTGAATACAGCTATGGAACACGGCTTGTATATCGTATGATGAGTCGTTTGGATGCTGATGGACTCAATATGCTTTCGCGTCAGATGAAGCGTCCGCTGATGAAGAAGCTATCTCAACATAACGTGCCGGTTTGGATTTATACTATAAATTCAGAAGCTGAGATGCGAACCGTGATTCGAAAAGGGGCAACCGGAATCTTTTCTGACCGACCCGATCTGTTACGAAAAGTGGCCTCAGAAGAGTTGTCGGCCTTAGATTCCTAA
- the rlmB gene encoding 23S rRNA (guanosine(2251)-2'-O)-methyltransferase RlmB, with translation MPNKYAYGIKPIDELLTNDPSSVDKIYVRDNLSGNNVHSIFNRASDHKIPVTRVPPSKLFDLVGDVNHQGVVAAISEITYIEFEDWLIDITPTPQTAVLCLDEIEDPHNFGAILRTAAAAGITAVIVPKHRQAPVNATVMKTSAGTAGRIPIVRAVNLNQAILTLKENKFWIAGLDQNAETTIWNQKYDVPMAFVIGNEGRGMRKKTGEHCDFLLSLPMHNDVESLNASVSAALVCYEWRRQKLDGI, from the coding sequence ATGCCTAACAAATATGCATACGGTATCAAACCAATCGATGAGCTTCTCACGAACGATCCATCGAGTGTAGATAAAATTTATGTACGTGATAATTTGTCGGGTAACAACGTACACTCTATTTTTAACCGGGCATCGGACCATAAAATTCCCGTTACTCGTGTTCCGCCCTCAAAACTTTTCGACCTGGTTGGGGATGTGAACCACCAGGGCGTGGTAGCCGCTATTTCTGAGATCACCTACATCGAGTTTGAAGATTGGCTGATTGATATTACCCCCACCCCGCAAACGGCTGTTCTCTGCCTTGATGAAATTGAAGATCCTCACAATTTTGGCGCAATTTTACGCACTGCTGCTGCTGCCGGAATCACAGCCGTAATTGTGCCGAAGCATCGCCAGGCGCCGGTAAACGCCACAGTAATGAAGACCAGTGCAGGAACCGCCGGACGAATTCCAATTGTACGGGCGGTAAACCTTAACCAGGCCATCCTGACTTTAAAGGAGAATAAATTCTGGATTGCCGGCCTCGATCAAAACGCTGAAACCACGATTTGGAACCAGAAATACGACGTACCCATGGCTTTTGTAATTGGAAATGAGGGACGGGGAATGAGAAAAAAAACGGGCGAACATTGCGATTTTCTGCTTTCACTTCCCATGCACAACGATGTTGAATCGCTGAATGCATCCGTCAGTGCTGCCCTTGTTTGTTACGAATGGAGGCGCCAAAAGCTGGACGGAATATAA
- a CDS encoding exo-beta-N-acetylmuramidase NamZ domain-containing protein, with the protein MITSTVRTAISILIFGLIFSAIACDSGDLNSPSERTAVVTGAERLITYHLDEIQEKRVGLVMNPTAVVDGVHMLDTLLARGVNITALYAPEHGFRGEAGAGERIEDGADQQTGLPVYSLYGQTRKPTPEMLRDVDLLLFDMQDVGARFYTYHATMGLVIEAAADAGLPVWILDRPNPLGGEYISGWIREDEFTSFVGPYAMPVAHGMTLGELAKMMVGKQWLDTESDPKIRIIEMEGWSREMLWPDTGLPWIAPSPNLPTFEHAYVYLGTCLIEGTTMSEGRGTEDPFLLIGSPSTRLDEENFERMNQSISGGRVSPAVFTPESIPGVAPSPKHEGEESYGIRVHVDDYTAYEPFENGLIIIAELMQHSPEAETNNFLYRLAGTRKIDQVISGEASPQDADFELDEFKEARKNYLIY; encoded by the coding sequence ATGATCACTTCTACTGTGCGGACTGCGATATCAATACTAATTTTTGGACTTATATTTTCAGCTATTGCGTGCGATTCAGGCGATTTGAATAGCCCTTCCGAAAGAACAGCAGTTGTTACAGGCGCAGAGCGATTGATTACCTACCATCTGGATGAGATCCAGGAGAAACGCGTGGGACTGGTGATGAATCCCACAGCTGTTGTAGATGGTGTTCACATGCTTGATACGCTCCTTGCCCGTGGTGTGAACATCACAGCGCTGTATGCCCCCGAGCACGGATTTCGAGGTGAAGCGGGCGCTGGCGAAAGAATAGAAGATGGGGCAGATCAGCAAACCGGCCTTCCCGTTTATTCACTGTATGGACAGACGCGAAAACCGACTCCTGAAATGCTCCGGGATGTGGATCTGCTGCTGTTTGATATGCAGGATGTGGGGGCAAGATTTTATACCTATCACGCAACGATGGGATTGGTGATTGAAGCTGCCGCAGATGCCGGGCTGCCTGTCTGGATTCTCGACCGGCCAAATCCGCTGGGTGGTGAATATATCAGCGGATGGATACGTGAGGATGAGTTTACCTCGTTTGTCGGCCCGTATGCCATGCCGGTGGCACATGGCATGACTCTTGGCGAGCTCGCAAAAATGATGGTTGGGAAACAATGGCTGGATACAGAGTCCGATCCTAAGATTCGCATTATTGAAATGGAAGGGTGGAGCCGGGAAATGCTCTGGCCAGACACCGGGCTTCCCTGGATTGCGCCATCGCCAAATCTGCCAACGTTCGAGCACGCCTATGTTTACCTGGGCACATGCTTAATAGAGGGCACAACTATGTCGGAAGGACGGGGAACGGAAGATCCGTTTTTACTGATCGGATCACCATCAACCCGGCTTGACGAGGAAAACTTTGAACGTATGAATCAATCAATCAGCGGTGGAAGAGTGAGCCCGGCTGTGTTTACCCCGGAGTCGATACCGGGAGTGGCCCCATCTCCAAAACATGAAGGCGAAGAATCATATGGAATTCGTGTACATGTAGATGATTACACAGCATACGAACCATTCGAAAATGGCTTGATTATAATAGCTGAACTTATGCAGCATTCACCAGAAGCTGAGACAAATAACTTTCTCTATAGGCTTGCAGGTACAAGAAAAATCGACCAGGTAATCAGTGGAGAGGCTTCACCGCAGGATGCGGATTTTGAACTGGATGAATTCAAAGAGGCGCGTAAGAACTATTTAATTTATTAA
- the ndk gene encoding nucleoside-diphosphate kinase — protein MAVERTLTILKPDCVRKNLIGTVTAQIQEAGFSIKALKLTRLTKETAGGFYAVHKERPFFGELVEFMSSGPCVPMILEKENAIEDFRALIGATNPAEAEEGTIRAQFADSVGENIVHGSDSVENGKIEGAYFFAESEVVANNS, from the coding sequence ATGGCAGTAGAACGAACACTCACGATATTAAAACCGGATTGCGTACGTAAAAACCTGATCGGTACTGTTACCGCACAGATCCAGGAAGCCGGCTTTTCCATTAAAGCATTGAAATTGACCCGCCTAACCAAAGAGACAGCCGGCGGATTTTATGCCGTACACAAAGAGCGTCCATTTTTCGGTGAGCTTGTAGAGTTTATGAGCAGCGGACCATGCGTTCCCATGATCCTTGAAAAAGAGAACGCTATCGAAGATTTCAGAGCCCTGATTGGTGCTACAAATCCGGCAGAAGCGGAAGAGGGAACCATTCGTGCACAGTTTGCCGACAGTGTTGGAGAAAATATTGTTCACGGATCAGATTCTGTGGAAAATGGTAAAATTGAAGGGGCCTATTTCTTTGCCGAATCAGAAGTTGTTGCTAATAACAGCTAA
- a CDS encoding adenylate/guanylate cyclase domain-containing protein has product MKSYPFSYSWQINSAGTPPQLWPYISDSNRFFKDMGQHPVQEAVISHDLPRHFAQLEYNNLRRADIWKEEPYQWQAPHFLKIKREYQRGPYENLHIKIELNPLRSSREKGTAITIHFEGVARGFMGSVRTKRHFSAHFRRKLKKIIQKYDDSIVGHRFPEGNRPFWKTRNPGKWSTLLDHLTAASKEPELSRRIIEHLRFGDEQDLKVINPIQLAKMWAFPLHRVLETGYQAVLLNIMNMEWRQICPTCRRTLKISRKLDEISSSHYCRHCGDTVHFDLNNSTQLVFKCHPLIRKLSEDTYCVSGPHDRDHVLLQQYIQPGTKHFVQLNLPKGDFRVRTDTLDRDMHVKADINGLDNVTMTLEKGEGEDDYTPLNPRSDMIIKNRTDNPLLVSVEDTNWAAYGVSAAEVTSQQLFRDCFPKEQLRPSLKMKCTELSVLFTDLIDSASIYTKGGDEEAISRVMDHFEVLRQIIREERGAVVKTIGDAIMAVFRKPDGAVRAYRKAQKYFSSAENAENQIKLKGGLHCGNCYAVTLNNRIDYFGNTVNFAARLVEKADSDELVISDTTLAHKDLQRFLMQDDIYCDISGSESKIKGFGDKLHPIRRLNLQKPAMKLVI; this is encoded by the coding sequence ATGAAGAGTTACCCATTTTCCTACAGTTGGCAAATTAATTCGGCGGGAACCCCGCCGCAGCTATGGCCATATATATCGGATTCCAATCGCTTTTTTAAAGATATGGGGCAGCATCCGGTTCAGGAAGCCGTCATCTCACACGATCTACCCCGTCACTTTGCCCAACTCGAATATAACAATCTTCGCCGTGCCGATATCTGGAAGGAAGAGCCGTATCAGTGGCAAGCCCCTCACTTTCTAAAAATTAAGCGGGAATACCAGCGCGGACCGTACGAAAATCTGCATATTAAAATAGAGCTGAACCCGCTTCGCAGCAGCCGCGAAAAAGGTACGGCCATCACAATTCATTTTGAAGGTGTGGCACGCGGGTTTATGGGCTCAGTGCGTACAAAACGTCATTTTTCGGCACATTTCCGGCGAAAGTTAAAAAAAATCATTCAGAAGTATGATGATTCTATCGTCGGCCACAGATTTCCCGAAGGAAACCGGCCGTTTTGGAAAACCCGTAATCCGGGTAAATGGAGTACGCTTTTGGATCATCTTACCGCCGCCAGTAAAGAGCCGGAACTTTCTCGCCGGATCATCGAACACCTTCGGTTCGGTGACGAGCAGGATCTGAAAGTTATCAACCCGATTCAATTGGCTAAAATGTGGGCATTTCCCCTGCATCGTGTGCTGGAAACCGGGTACCAGGCGGTTCTGCTAAACATCATGAACATGGAGTGGCGGCAGATCTGTCCAACGTGCAGGCGTACGTTAAAAATTTCGCGAAAACTGGATGAAATAAGCAGCTCTCACTACTGCAGGCATTGCGGTGACACCGTGCATTTTGACCTGAATAATTCAACTCAGCTCGTTTTTAAATGTCATCCGCTGATCCGAAAGCTGAGTGAAGATACCTACTGTGTTTCCGGCCCTCACGATCGCGACCACGTGCTGCTGCAGCAATACATTCAGCCGGGCACAAAACATTTTGTACAACTAAACCTTCCCAAAGGCGATTTCCGTGTCCGAACAGATACTCTCGACCGGGATATGCATGTAAAAGCTGACATCAACGGTCTGGATAACGTCACCATGACGCTCGAAAAAGGGGAAGGAGAAGATGATTATACTCCTCTCAATCCCCGTTCCGATATGATCATCAAGAACCGGACTGACAATCCGCTGCTTGTTTCTGTGGAGGACACAAATTGGGCCGCATATGGCGTTTCGGCTGCAGAAGTTACATCTCAGCAACTGTTTCGCGACTGTTTTCCAAAAGAGCAGCTCCGTCCCTCTCTGAAAATGAAGTGCACGGAACTAAGTGTTCTCTTCACAGATCTCATCGATTCCGCATCGATTTATACCAAAGGCGGTGATGAAGAGGCGATCAGCCGGGTGATGGATCATTTTGAGGTTTTGCGGCAGATCATTCGTGAAGAGCGCGGGGCCGTTGTTAAAACCATCGGGGATGCTATCATGGCCGTTTTCCGGAAACCGGATGGAGCCGTTCGGGCATACAGAAAAGCCCAAAAATACTTCAGTTCTGCGGAGAATGCGGAGAATCAAATCAAACTGAAGGGAGGACTGCACTGCGGAAACTGTTATGCAGTAACTCTGAACAACAGGATTGATTACTTTGGCAATACCGTGAACTTTGCCGCTCGCCTTGTTGAAAAAGCAGACAGCGATGAACTTGTGATATCCGACACCACTCTCGCCCATAAAGATCTGCAGCGATTTTTAATGCAGGATGATATTTACTGCGACATCAGCGGTTCAGAATCAAAAATTAAAGGGTTTGGTGATAAACTCCACCCGATCCGGCGGCTTAATCTGCAAAAACCTGCCATGAAACTGGTTATCTAA
- a CDS encoding methylglyoxal synthase produces MESKKRIGLIAHDYRKLDLLDWAEYNSDILKKHELFGTGTTGGLIQEKIGLPVHRFKSGPLGGDLQIGAAIAEGKLDLLIFFWDPLQAQPHDVDVKALLRMAIVYNIPLACDRSSADFLITSPLMDEPYERYLVDYGDRLSNENK; encoded by the coding sequence ATGGAGTCCAAAAAACGGATTGGTCTGATAGCGCACGATTATCGAAAACTTGATCTGCTCGACTGGGCCGAGTACAACAGTGACATCCTGAAAAAACATGAGCTGTTTGGTACCGGTACTACCGGCGGTTTGATACAGGAGAAAATCGGGCTCCCGGTTCACCGGTTTAAAAGTGGTCCGCTCGGGGGTGACCTTCAGATCGGGGCGGCAATCGCTGAGGGAAAGCTGGATCTGCTGATATTTTTCTGGGATCCTCTCCAGGCACAGCCGCACGATGTTGATGTAAAAGCCCTGCTCCGAATGGCAATCGTCTATAACATTCCGCTTGCCTGTGACCGCTCCTCGGCTGACTTTTTAATCACTTCCCCACTGATGGATGAACCGTATGAACGTTATTTGGTGGATTATGGGGATAGGCTCAGCAATGAGAATAAATAG
- a CDS encoding TonB-dependent receptor domain-containing protein encodes MFLTLFFLNTTFNTTAFAQNATLTGQVIDRQTGESLPAANVIIEELQRGTATDMDGEYTIENIEPGTYTVIANFIGYRASEQTVELSADEVLQLDFELQSDMIGLDQVVVTGQAGMTRQREIGSSVGRIQAENLIGSTSNVESMIQGQVAGVNIMQTAGSSGAGGQIRIRGNVSVSMSNQPLIYIDGIRLRSEPYPNNVPPVGFAGRGANVQSTPINDIIPADIENVEIIKGAAATTLYGSEAAAGVIQIFTKMGSNIDRPIWHAEVEQGANFMRPFGTDEVPYIFLDPWLRTGHSQRYSMSVRGGDDRVQYYVSGNFSDSEGVLPNDTEDKYALRANFRSQLAENLYLRVNSAYTRHAIINTASGNNAQGLTLNAYRQDQNYIGSSRIEDIDQFLDYDIQTNNNRFMVGGTLNYQQASNLDHDFTVGYDYADSDLFQQRPVGFPGATQGIRSNQRWNYTTLTLDYTGTYNWRINPDLRFNFAWGGETVQTREASVTGHAEEFPGPGEPTLTSGARTLSFEDRIRIITGGFFGQSVIDFKDRYFLTLGLRVDGNSAFGEDLGLQPYPKVSFSYVLSDESFWDNSLGTLRLRAAYGHAGRAPGAFDAVRTWSPVGWGERVAYRAANVGNPDLGPERTKETEFGIDLSTFNDRLNIDFTYYYQNTTDALFNVRQIPSQGFLSSQLENIGELENQGIELTINGKIVERSNFGWNVGLNLATNQSKVLDLGEAANFSLDGNHGWIVEGQPVPVIRGDRITNPNEIGEPNLEENYHYGPNEPTHIIGISTSFDLPYGITLSARGEYQGGHYIYDGASLNTLARGVQFPTCFDAFDLINAGQSDQLTALDRSRCIPTNVRSDWFIYPADFFKLRELSLRIPLPIDLGPHGSSTFTVTGRNLWTWKNSEFPIFDPEITWRGAGDATRQIFEHIPPAASLTGTLRVTF; translated from the coding sequence GTGTTTTTGACACTATTCTTCTTAAACACCACTTTCAATACAACAGCATTCGCACAAAATGCCACACTAACCGGGCAAGTAATCGATAGGCAAACTGGTGAAAGCTTACCCGCTGCAAATGTTATAATCGAAGAATTACAACGTGGAACAGCTACTGACATGGATGGTGAGTACACGATTGAAAACATTGAACCGGGCACATATACTGTTATTGCAAATTTCATTGGTTACCGCGCATCAGAGCAGACTGTAGAGTTATCTGCTGACGAAGTATTACAGCTGGACTTTGAGTTGCAATCTGATATGATTGGTTTAGATCAGGTTGTGGTAACTGGGCAAGCAGGTATGACCAGGCAACGCGAAATTGGCAGTTCTGTTGGTAGAATTCAGGCTGAAAACTTGATCGGAAGTACCAGTAATGTAGAAAGTATGATTCAGGGACAGGTCGCTGGGGTAAATATCATGCAAACTGCCGGCTCTTCAGGTGCAGGTGGTCAAATACGGATCAGAGGTAATGTCAGTGTGAGTATGAGTAATCAGCCTTTGATTTACATAGACGGTATTCGATTGCGTAGTGAACCATATCCTAACAATGTTCCTCCAGTAGGATTTGCCGGACGAGGAGCGAATGTACAATCCACCCCAATCAATGACATTATTCCTGCAGATATTGAAAATGTTGAAATCATTAAAGGAGCTGCTGCTACTACTCTATACGGTTCTGAAGCTGCTGCAGGTGTGATTCAAATATTTACTAAAATGGGTTCCAATATTGACCGGCCTATCTGGCATGCAGAAGTTGAACAGGGTGCTAATTTCATGAGACCTTTTGGAACTGATGAAGTGCCATATATTTTTTTAGATCCCTGGCTGAGAACCGGGCATTCACAGAGATATTCTATGTCGGTGAGGGGCGGAGATGACAGAGTTCAATACTATGTCTCAGGTAATTTTTCAGATAGTGAGGGTGTTTTACCAAACGACACTGAGGATAAATATGCACTCAGGGCAAACTTCAGATCACAGTTAGCCGAGAATCTTTACCTTAGAGTAAATAGCGCGTATACACGGCATGCCATTATAAATACTGCATCTGGTAATAATGCCCAGGGTTTAACTCTAAATGCCTACAGACAGGATCAAAACTATATCGGTTCGAGCCGAATAGAGGATATAGATCAATTTCTGGATTACGATATCCAGACAAATAACAATCGGTTTATGGTTGGAGGCACTTTGAATTACCAACAGGCTTCTAATTTGGACCATGATTTTACTGTTGGTTATGATTATGCTGATAGCGACCTGTTTCAGCAAAGACCTGTTGGATTTCCAGGAGCTACACAAGGAATCCGCTCCAACCAACGATGGAATTACACTACACTCACTTTAGACTATACCGGTACTTATAATTGGAGAATAAATCCAGATTTACGATTTAATTTTGCTTGGGGTGGTGAAACCGTTCAGACTCGTGAAGCATCCGTTACCGGGCATGCCGAAGAGTTTCCCGGACCTGGTGAACCGACGCTCACAAGCGGTGCTCGAACACTGAGTTTTGAAGACCGGATTCGGATCATCACTGGCGGCTTTTTCGGCCAGTCGGTTATCGACTTCAAAGACAGATACTTTTTGACTCTGGGATTAAGAGTCGATGGAAACAGTGCATTTGGTGAAGATTTAGGACTTCAGCCTTATCCCAAGGTGAGTTTTTCCTACGTTCTGTCTGATGAAAGCTTTTGGGACAACAGTCTTGGTACACTCCGCCTTAGAGCCGCATATGGACATGCTGGCCGCGCCCCGGGAGCATTTGACGCTGTCCGTACCTGGTCTCCTGTTGGGTGGGGTGAACGTGTTGCATACCGGGCAGCAAATGTTGGGAATCCCGATTTAGGCCCTGAAAGAACCAAGGAAACTGAATTTGGAATAGATCTTTCTACATTCAATGACCGGTTAAATATTGATTTTACATACTACTACCAAAACACTACAGATGCACTATTCAATGTACGGCAAATACCTTCTCAGGGATTTTTATCAAGCCAGCTTGAAAATATTGGCGAATTGGAAAATCAGGGTATTGAGCTGACTATTAATGGTAAAATTGTCGAACGAAGCAACTTTGGATGGAATGTCGGTTTAAATTTAGCGACTAACCAAAGCAAAGTACTTGATTTAGGAGAGGCTGCTAACTTCAGCCTGGATGGAAATCATGGCTGGATTGTTGAAGGTCAGCCTGTGCCTGTTATCAGGGGTGATAGAATTACAAATCCTAATGAAATTGGTGAGCCTAATTTAGAAGAAAATTACCATTACGGGCCAAACGAACCTACGCATATTATTGGCATAAGCACTTCATTTGATCTGCCTTACGGAATCACTCTTAGCGCAAGAGGAGAATATCAGGGTGGGCACTACATCTATGATGGTGCATCTCTCAATACTCTCGCCCGCGGTGTTCAGTTCCCCACCTGTTTCGACGCATTCGACCTCATTAATGCCGGGCAATCAGATCAGTTAACTGCACTTGACAGATCACGATGTATCCCCACCAACGTAAGGTCTGATTGGTTTATTTATCCGGCAGACTTCTTCAAGCTTCGTGAACTATCACTCAGAATCCCACTGCCTATTGACCTGGGGCCTCACGGATCATCTACGTTTACTGTTACAGGAAGAAATTTATGGACTTGGAAAAACTCTGAATTCCCAATTTTTGATCCTGAGATTACGTGGAGAGGTGCTGGTGATGCCACACGTCAGATTTTTGAGCATATCCCTCCGGCAGCATCACTGACTGGAACTTTAAGGGTTACATTTTAA